In the Molothrus aeneus isolate 106 chromosome 28, BPBGC_Maene_1.0, whole genome shotgun sequence genome, one interval contains:
- the GPR179 gene encoding probable G-protein coupled receptor 179 isoform X1 produces MGPCRWPLLWGLHAVLVLTAGQRPQERPPRPAGWSPAPSSSWAPTAEPGAPGDGEGSAAALAFLRTGDAERLARANCSGGVAAGAPGPGPPPALRAALRAAPEALAHAANFLNMLFQTNDIREASVAEDVEWYQALVRSLAEGHPWVRRAVLALDAHPLAPKPRLMLQATRGDGQILLQDVSSAAPSLGNLSWDNEWFNALKSQRVPALRKRVLSNDLRSLETPKWQRGDSYVGDPGHVRWSPPFLECREGRFLPTWAVTLSSAFYGLKPDLSPEFKGVVRVDVELRDVAIDQCSSGPGWFSDTHRCDPNSTQCVPQESRGFVLGRYLCRCKPGFYGTDGVASSAWAGVAGTDGGSRLGCRPCRPGCATCEDDTPCLIQEDQVLRAAVLSCQACCMLAIFLSMLVSYHFRRSKRIRTSGIILLETILFGSLLLYFPVFILYFKPSIFRCIVLRWVRMLGFAIVYGTITLKLYRVLKVFLSRTAQRAPYVSSGRVLRMLAPILLLVLWFLAAWTIGMLENARKNIPLVVRAQTSRGLHFSLCGHDCWDYMMVIAEMLFLLWGSFLCYATRAVPSAFHEPRYMGIALHNELMVSATFHVVRFLIVPSLHPDWTLLLFFAHTHGTITMTLALLFIPKFLHTGSPLREEITAEVYEDELDMRRSGSCMNSSIASAWSEHSLDPDDIREELKKLYRQLEVHKTWRMATNNPHLAKKRSSRRSLARSILRRSGAELAESASRRSSAGDRDRAGTPSRRSSSAKRLVDAAGTGPRMRDESSRRRSSALRKSRSSEGPPREPRRGSRSPSPPEEPPPAAAADPEQSDSDSLDAAPLLCKSASAQNLAGHWQRPPGRAPPLQKSHSVVTGAREAALLAARRAHREQRHGGRHLSAPAPGVGSGTATPPSPAERGPQEDAAPPGDAKGHKHVTYAPIKSVSVDSAHPARKVRVTVKKTPPAPPVRYQSLQRSGTLGDGPEPPPGPPARAGEAQGTAGPDPERASPPAGTGRLLAPSASSAHVCPWELVQDEILGRKQKAAEAAESGTPGDAAAATPGPKPPPTKSFRSLGLAIKALNRSRGKSVLKGKSEGSLRKRGSSRREKSGLGEASAVSLGGGSPEGSGQSLEVPALQHNNNAATPGEAAGWGDSGTGGQRGSPAAATGGGDKAAEEPRAARANAGTALEPPSAGHQGAECPPEVARVQPREGDQAPAADLREDVPGVAAEEGALGELEGTSGSCQPREEPREEQPPAKPSPSSVRGARPPGWPGTPAGRGALLRQAAIAPREDGGTPESPEKALEEGSSQAEPERGPGRSGSGAGSAQGELSAGGTRGDPSSKAGICPGKGGSEGDSQRSPGMEKPAGPLKVASEQAEGRRAEVCPWESREQGRSVRAEICPWDTEGALPEQGSPRSGEGAEQPGMGLAGKPPALPKPSSQRAGTTEREKANICPWEVEDEPRPKPEICPWEEAAAPSGKERLRQDTRGTPKGEEKVGSGAPEKGKQPPAKPLPKAAPGKSQSSEKAEICPWESQGSKCSDKAEICPWEVAEPQMEKGSQDRVSICPWESLDTEQPPAKPHTGSSALPRAAPGKSQSSEKAEICPWESQDVESSSKAEICPWEVAEQPLGKEKPRQDKEDPPRVSKSASTSQGLLKEVGKKDRESICPWESLDTEQPPAKPHTGSSALPRAAPGKSPSSEICPWESQDLKSTGKAEICPWESQDLKSTGKAEICPWESQDVESSDKAEICPWESQDVESSDKAEICPWEVAAPQMEKGTGPGKEKLPRKKESKALEKGSRERESICPWESPDMEQPLAKPQTEGSALPKAAPGKSQSSEKAEICPWEVESSGKAGICPWEAAEPPCQQPKAQQVPAGGPKRIRRQAALASPERPRDSRDRASVCPGESLDTAQPPAKPHAGSSALPRAPAGKSQSSEKAEICPWESQGSKCSDKAEICPWESQGSQCSDKAEICPWESQGSKCSDKAEICPWEVAEPQLEKGTAPGKEKLPPREASKALEKGRESICPWESQDVEQPQAKPQSGSSALPKAAPRKSQSSEKSEICPWETESSSKAEICPWESQGSQCSDKAEICPWEVAEPQLEKGTAPGKEKLPPKEASKALEKGSRARESVCPWESLDTEELSLKSAAGKEPSKKSGSMESRKSAICPWEAAEPIGLEEEMSQAGVQPQGAQRGSPAGMGQPGASAVSPTLVEKSRGRSQGEAEHKPLCRLLPSMQHPGLGSSSSPGAGLAEVCPWEAGEAPAAPARPRLGMRKSSEVWEEESTEPSQTRPGQGRARDGDGE; encoded by the exons ATGGGGCCGTGCCGGTGGCCGCTGCTCTGGGGCTTGCACGCCGTGCTGGTGCTCACGGCGGGGCAGCGCCCGCAGGAGAGACCCCCGCGCCCGGCGGGATGGTCCCCGGCCCCCTCATCGTCGTGGGCGCCCACCGCGGAGCCGGGAGCGCCGGGGGACGGCGAGGGCTCGGCGGCAGCGCTGGCGTTCCTGCGCACGGGCGATGCCGAGCGCCTGGCCCGGGCCAACTGCAGCGGGGGTGTCGCGGCGGGGGCCCCCGGGCCCGGGCCCCCCCCGGCGCTGCGGGCAGCCCTGCGAGCCGCCCCCGAGGCGCTGGCCCACGCCGCCAACTTCCTCAACATGCTCTTCCAGACCAACGACATCCGCGAGGCCAGCGTGGCCGAGGACGTGGAGTGGTACCAGGCGCTGGTCCGCAGCCTGGCCGAGGGGCACCCGTGGGTGCGCAGGGCGGTGCTGGCCCTCGACGCCCACCCGCTGGCCCCCAAGCCGCGGCTGATGCTGCAGGCCACCAGGGGGGACGGGCAGATCCTGCTGCAGGACGTGTCCAGCGCCGCTCCCAGCCTGGGCAACCTCAGCTGGGACAACGAGTGGTTCAACGCCCTCAAGTCGCAGCGGGTGCCGGCGCTCCGCAAGCGGGTGCTCAGCAATGACCTGCGCAGCCTGGAGACCCCCAAGTGGCAGCGGGGGGACAGCTACGTGGGGGACCCGGGCCATGTGCGCTGGTCCCCGCCGTTCCTGGAGTGCCGCGAGGGCCGCTTCCTGCCCACCTGGGCCGTCACGCTCTCCTCCGCCTTCTACGGGCTCAAGCCCGACCTCAGCCCCGAGTTCAA GGGGGTCGTGCGGGTGGACGTGGAGCTGCGGGACGTGGCCATCGACCAGTGCTCCAGCGGGCCGGGCTGGTTCTCGGACACGCATCGCTGTGACCCCAACAGCACCCAG TGTGTCCCCCAGGAGAGCCGCGGTTTCGTCCTCGGGAGGTACCTGTGCAGGTGCAAGCCGGGTTTTTATGGGACTGATGGAgtggccagcagtgcctgggcag gtgtggcAGGGACAGACGGGGGGTCCCGGCTGGGGTGCCGCCCGTGCCGCCCGGGCTGTGCCACCTGTGAGGACGACACGCCCTGCCTGATCCAGGAGGACCAGGTGCTGCGGGCAGCGGTGCTGTCGTGCCAGGCCTGCTGCATGCTGGCCATCTTCCTCAGCATGCTCGTGTCCTACCACTTCCGACGGAGCAAG AGGATCCGGACATCAGGAATCATCCTGCTGGAGACCATCCTCTTCGGGTCCCTCCTCCTCTACTTCCCC GTGTTCATCCTGTACTTCAAGCCGAGCATCTTCCGCTGCATCGTCCTGCGCTGGGTGCGGATGCTCGGCTTCGCCATCGTCTACGGCACCATCACCCTCAAGCTCTACAG GGTGCTGAAGGTGTTCCTGTCGCGCACGGCGCAGCGCGCTCCCTACGTGTCGAGCGGGCGCGTGCTGCGCATGCTGGcgcccatcctgctgctggtgctgtggtTCCTGGCGGCCTGGACCATCGGCATGCTGGAGAACGCCCGCAAGAACATCCCGCTGGTCGTCCGCGCCCAGACCAGCCGCGGCCTGCACTTCTCCCTCTGCGGCCACGACTGCTGGGATTACATGATGGTCATCG ccgagatgctgttcctgctgtgggGCAGCTTCCTGTGCTACGCCACACGTGCCGTGCCCTCGGCCTTCCACGAGCCCCGCTACATGGGCATCGCCCTCCACAACGAGCTCATGGTCTCTGCCACCTTCCACGTGGTCAG GTTCCTGATTGTCCCCTCACTGCACCCGGACTGGACTCTGCTGCTCTTCTTTGCTCACACCCACGGCACCATCACCATGACCCTGGCCCTGCTCTTCATTCCCAAG TTCCTGCACACGGGCTCGCCGCTGCGGGAGGAGATCACGGCCGAGGTGTACGAGGACGAGCTGGACATGCGGCGCTCGGGCTCCTGCATGAACAGCAGCATCGCGTCCGCCTGGAGCGAGCACAGTCTCGACCCCGATGACATTCGG GAGGAGCTGAAGAAGCTTTACCGGCAGCTAGAGGTGCACAAGACGTGGCGGATGGCGACCAACAACCCGCACCTGGCCAAGAAGCGCAGCTCCCGCCGCAGCCTCGCCCGCTCCATCCTGCGCCGCAGCGGCGCCGAGCTGGCCGAGAGCGCGTCCCGCCGCAGCAGCGCCGGGGACCGGGACCGGGCGGGGACCCCGTCCCGCCGCAGCTCCTCGGCCAAGCGGCTCGTGGATGCCGCCGGGACCGGCCCGAGGATGCGGGACGAGAGCTCCCGGCGCCGCTCCTCGGCCCTGCGCAAGTCCCGCAGCTCCGAGGGGCCCCCGCGGGAGCCCCGCCGAGGGTCGCGCAGCCCCAGCCCGCCCGAGGAGCCTCCGCCGGCGGCCGCGGCGGACCCGGAGCAGTCCGACAGCGACTCGCTGGACGCCGCCCCGCTCCTGTGCAAATCGGCCAGCGCCCAAAACCTGGCGGGGCACTGGCAGCGACCCCCGGGCCGCGCCCCGCCGCTGCAGAAGTCGCACAGCGTGGTCACCGGGGCGCGGGAAGCGGCGCTGCTGGCCGCCCGCAGGGCCCACCGCGAGCAGCGGCACGGCGGCCGCCACCTCTCCGCGCCGGCCCCCGGGGTCGGCAGCGGCACCGCAACACCGCCGAGCCCCGCCGAGAGGGGCCCGCAGGAGGACGCGGCCCCGCCGGGCGACGCCAAGGGACACAAGCATGTCACCTACGCGCCCATCAAGAGCGTCAGCGTTGACAGCGCCCACCCGGCCAGGAAGGTGCGGGTGACCGTGAAGAAAACGCCCCCTGCGCCCCCCGTCCGCTACCAGAGCCTGCAGCGCTCGGGGACGCTCGGGGACGGCCCGGAGCCACCGCCGGGCCCCCCGGCACGGGCGGGAGAGgcgcaggggacagcagggcccgACCCGGAGCGCGCGTCCCCCCCGGCAGGGACGGGCAGGCTGCTGGCCCCGAGCGCCAGCTCGGCACACGtctgtccctgggagctggtgcaggaCGAGATCCTGGGCAGGAAACAAAAAGCGGCCGAGGCGGCCGAGTCGGGGACCCCCGGTGACGCAGCGGCCGCCACCCCCGGCCCCAAGCCGCCCCCCACGAAGAGTTTCCGGAGCCTGGGACTCGCCATCAAAGCCCTCAACCGCTCCAGGGGGAAGAGCGTCCTGAAAGGGAAAAGCGAGGGGAGCCTCAGGAagagggggagcagcaggagggagaagtCCGGCCTGGGAGAGGCCTCGGCCGTGTCCCTcggggggggcagccccgaggGGAGCGGGCAGAGCCTCGAGGTCCCCGCCCTCCAGCACAACAACAACGCCGCCACCCCCGGGGAAGCCGCGGGCTGGGGCGACAGCGGGACAGGAGGACAACGGGGCAGCCCGGCCGCGGCGACAGGCGGTGGGGACAAAGCGGCCGaggagccccgcgctgcccgaGCGAACGCGGGTACCGCTCTGGAGCCACCCAGCGCGGGCCACCAAGGGGCTGAATGTCCCCCGGAGGTGGCACGAGTACAGCCCCGGGAAGGGGACCAGGCTCCGGCAGCGGATCTGCGGGAGGACGTTCCTGGGGTCGCAGCGGAGGAAGGGGCACTTGGGGAGCTCGAGGGGACCAGCGGGTCCTGCCAGCCCCGGGAGGAGCCCCGGGAGGAGCAGCCGCCTGCGAAGCCCAGCCCGAGCAGCGTGCGGGGGGCGAGGCCGCCCGGCTGGCCCGGAACGCCGGCAGGAAGGGGAGCCTTGCTGCGCCAGGCCGCGATCGCTCCCCGGGAGGATGGAGGGACCCCAGAGAGCCCGGAGAAGGCGCTGGAAGAGGGGAGCAGCCAGGCCGAGCCCGAGCGGGGCCCCGGAaggagcgggagcggggccgggagcgcgcAGGGCgagctcagtgctgggggaacGCGCGGAGATCCCAGCTCCAAAGCAGGAATCTGCCCCGGGAAGGGCGGCAGTGAGGGGGATTCTCAGCGCTCTCCGGGCATGGAAAAACCAGCAGGGCCGCTGAAAGTGGCCTCGGAGCAAGCGGAGGGCAGGAGGGCTGAGGTTTGCCCGTGGGAGAGCCGGGAACAGGGAAGGAGTGTCCGAGCAGAAATCTGCCCCTGGGACACAGAGGGGGCTCTGCCGGAGCAGGGATCCCCCCGATCTGGAGAAGGTgcggagcagcctgggatggggctCGCGGGGaaacccccagctctgcccaaacCCTCATCCCAGCGGGCTGGAACCACGGAGAGAGAAAAGGCAAACATCTGTCCCTGGGAGGTGGAGGATGAGCCGCGCCCAAAGCCAGAGATCTGCCCCTGGGAAGAGGCTGCGGCTCCGTCGGGGAAGGAGAGATTGAGGCAGGACACGCGTGGCACccccaaaggggaagaaaaagtgGGATCCGGAGcaccagaaaaaggaaagcagcccccagccaaacccctgcccaaagcagctccagggaaatcccagagctcagagaaGGCAGAGATCTGTCCCTGGGAGTCTCAGGGCTCTAAATGCAGTGACAAAGCTGAAATCTGTCCCTGGGAGGTGGCTGAACCTCAGATGGAGAAGGGGAGCCAAGACCGAGTGTCCATCTGTCCTTGGGAGAGCCTGGACACGGAGCAGCCCCCGGCCAAACCCCACACAGggagctcagcactgcccagagcagctccagggaaatcccagagctcagagaaGGCAGAGATCTGTCCCTGGGAGTCTCAGGACGTTGAatccagcagcaaagctgaaatctgTCCCTGGGAGGTGGCTGAACAACCCTTGGGTAAAGAGAAACCCAGACAGGACAAAGAGGATCCACCCAGGGTGAGCAAAAGCGCTTCCACAAGTCAAGGACTCCTGAAGGAAGTGGGAAAGAAGGACCGAGAGTCCATCTGTCCTTGGGAGAGCCTGGACAcggagcagcccccagccaaACCCCACACCGggagctcagcactgcccagagcagctccagggaaatCCCCGAGCTCAGAGATCTGTCCCTGGGAGAGTCAGGACCTCAAATCCACTGGCAAAGCTGAAATCTGTCCCTGGGAGAGTCAGGACCTCAAATCCACTGGCAAAGCTGAAATCTGTCCCTGGGAGAGTCAGGACGTTGAATCCAGTGACAAAGCTGAAATCTGTCCCTGGGAGAGTCAGGACGTTGAATCCAGTGACAAAGCTGAAATCTGTCCCTGGGAGGTGGCTGCACCTCAGATGGAAAAAGGAACTGGCCCAGGTAAGGAGAAACTcccaagaaaaaaggaaagcaaagctctggagaaggggagcagagagagggaaTCGATCTGTCCTTGGGAGAGCCCAGACATGGAGCAGCCTCTGGCCAAACCCCAGACTGAGGGCTCAGCACTGCCCAAAGCAGCTCCGGGGaaatcccagagctcagagaaGGCAGAGATCTGTCCCTGGGAGGTTGAATCCAGCGGCAAAGCCGGGATCTGTCCCTGGGAAGCGGCCGagcctccctgccagcagccaaaGGCACAGCAGGTCCCTGCTGGGGGCCCCAAGCGCATCAGGCGCCAGGCGGCGCTGGCCAGCCCCGAGAGGCCCCGGGACAGCAGAGACAGAGCGTCCGTCTGTCCTGGGGAGAgcctggacacagcacagcctccgGCCAAACCCCACGCCGggagctcagcactgcccagggcccctgcagggaaatcccagagctcagagaaGGCAGAGATCTGTCCCTGGGAGTCTCAGGGCTCTAAATGCAGTGACAAAGCTGAAATCTGTCCCTGGGAGTCTCAGGGCTCTCAATGCAGTGACAAAGCTGAAATCTGTCCCTGGGAGTCTCAGGGCTCTAAATGCAGTGACAAAGCTGAAATCTGTCCCTGGGAGGTGGCTGAGCctcagctggagaagggaacaGCCCCAGGTAAGGAGAAACTCCCACCAAGAGAAGCCTCCAAagctctggagaagggaagagagtCCATCTGTCCTTGGGAAAGCCAAGAtgtggagcagccccaggccaAACCCCAAAGTGggagctcagcactgcccaAAGCAGCTCCAAGGAAATCCCAGAGCTCAGAAAAATCAGAGATCTGCCCTTGGGAGACTGAatccagcagcaaagctgaaatctgTCCCTGGGAGTCTCAGGGCTCTCAATGCAGTGACAAAGCTGAAATCTGTCCCTGGGAGGTGGCTGAGCctcagctggagaagggaacaGCCCCAGGTAAGGAGAAACTGCCACCGAAAGAAGCCTCCAAAGCTCTGGagaaggggagcagagcccgagaGTCCGTCTGTCCATGGGAGAGCCTGGACACAGAGGAGCTGTCCCTGAAATCTGCAGCGGGGAAGGAGCCATCCAAGAAATCCGgcagcatggagagcaggaaatCTGCAATTtgcccctgggaagcagcagagcccaTTGGGTTGGAGGAGGAAATGTCCCAGGCAGGTGTGCAGCCACAGGGAGCCCAAAGAGGttcccctgcagggatgggacagccggGAGCCAGCGCTGTGTCTCCAACACTTGTGGAAAAATCCAGGGGCAGATCCCAGGGGGAAGCCGAGCACAAGCCCCTGTGCCGGCTCCTGCCCAGCatgcagcacccagggctgggcagcagctccagccccggcGCCGGCCTGGCTGAGGTTTGTCCTTGGGAAGCTGGagaggctccagcagcacctgccaggcCCAGGCTGGGCATGAGGAAAAGCTCTGAGGTGTGGGAGGAGGAGAGCACGGAGCCCTCGCAGACccgccccgggcagggcagagcccgggatggggatggggagtgA